In Reinekea thalattae, a genomic segment contains:
- a CDS encoding ferritin-like domain-containing protein encodes MKNLYDLAKECFLTADPELKMALTDEAAGQWQSNSLEWQEGEAPLLLNEPGRLEKPEIVMPRDLGKRKLTKEEGRAALIHSLAHIELTAVNLAWDAVYRYRDMPVEYYQDWVQCATEEAGHFRMLRQRLQGMGYDYGSFPAHNELWKMAVTTGDDLTARMGIVHRVFEARALDVVPTTLKRFESQNDKDMIRVLTIICNDEVGHVSSATHWFRHRCEQAQQDPDQTFFYMMNKYLSKPIAGPFNRLARLQAGFSEEELDFLEANDPRAEHNKK; translated from the coding sequence ATGAAAAACCTGTACGATCTAGCCAAAGAGTGCTTTCTTACCGCCGACCCAGAACTCAAGATGGCTCTGACCGACGAGGCCGCAGGCCAATGGCAAAGCAACAGCCTGGAGTGGCAAGAGGGCGAAGCGCCATTATTACTCAACGAACCGGGCCGGCTAGAAAAGCCTGAGATCGTCATGCCGCGCGATCTTGGCAAACGCAAACTGACCAAAGAAGAAGGCCGCGCCGCGCTTATCCATTCGTTAGCGCATATTGAACTGACCGCTGTTAACCTCGCTTGGGATGCCGTCTATCGCTATCGCGACATGCCTGTAGAGTATTATCAGGATTGGGTGCAATGCGCTACCGAAGAAGCCGGTCACTTCCGTATGCTACGTCAGCGTTTACAGGGCATGGGCTACGATTACGGCAGCTTCCCAGCGCATAATGAACTGTGGAAAATGGCAGTGACGACTGGCGATGATCTAACCGCCCGCATGGGCATTGTGCATCGCGTGTTTGAGGCCAGAGCACTGGATGTGGTGCCGACCACATTAAAACGCTTTGAAAGCCAGAACGATAAAGACATGATCCGCGTGCTCACCATTATTTGTAACGACGAAGTCGGCCACGTTAGCTCTGCAACTCATTGGTTTCGTCACCGTTGTGAACAAGCCCAACAAGACCCTGATCAGACCTTTTTTTATATGATGAATAAATACCTAAGCAAACCGATTGCAGGGCCTTTTAACCGCTTAGCTCGATTACAAGCAGGCTTTAGTGAAGAGGAACTCGATTTTTTAGAGGCCAATGATCCTAGAGCGGAGCATAATAAAAAATAG
- a CDS encoding LysE family translocator has product MDLFALLSSGLAFFIVAISPGPATVSNATIAMSHGQKTSFVYATGLSASLFVWGVIAMSGMGAILQTSVYLLMALKIFGGLYLLRLAFFSAKEAMNSSNDKLEKLQSHNSLRAWFMKGFVLNMSNPKSVLAWMAALSVGVQADAGFSQLLAGLLVCTFAAFASNYIYSICFSFNGAMKAYQRFRRWVSGAVAGLFSIASIGLIRSAFSKSPG; this is encoded by the coding sequence ATGGATCTATTTGCATTACTTAGTTCTGGCTTAGCTTTTTTTATTGTGGCGATATCACCCGGCCCTGCTACGGTTTCTAACGCCACTATTGCAATGAGTCATGGCCAGAAAACAAGTTTTGTTTATGCCACAGGCTTGTCGGCCAGTCTATTTGTTTGGGGTGTAATTGCGATGAGCGGCATGGGCGCGATACTTCAAACCTCTGTTTACTTGCTCATGGCACTGAAAATTTTTGGTGGCCTATACTTGCTAAGATTAGCGTTTTTTTCTGCTAAAGAAGCAATGAACTCTTCTAACGATAAGCTAGAAAAACTGCAAAGCCACAACTCGTTACGCGCATGGTTTATGAAAGGCTTTGTGTTGAACATGTCTAATCCAAAATCGGTACTGGCATGGATGGCGGCCTTGTCTGTTGGAGTGCAGGCGGATGCAGGTTTTAGCCAGTTGCTAGCGGGGTTGTTGGTGTGTACTTTTGCTGCGTTTGCTTCTAACTATATTTATTCGATTTGTTTTTCTTTTAACGGTGCGATGAAGGCTTACCAGCGTTTTCGACGCTGGGTCAGTGGTGCCGTTGCTGGGTTGTTTTCGATTGCAAGCATCGGGTTAATTCGTTCTGCGTTTAGCAAAAGTCCTGGCTAA
- a CDS encoding VOC family protein, producing the protein MLKPRMSMITLGVTNLERSIEFYKALGFPRRGDHEDVAFFELNGTWLGLYGREALAEDAEVSADGSGYNSFTISHNVPSEAEVAQAIEHAVSIGGKLVKPAQKAFWGGYSGYFSDPDGHLWEVAYNPFTWIGPEDN; encoded by the coding sequence ATGTTGAAGCCTAGAATGAGCATGATCACCTTGGGTGTGACTAATTTAGAGCGCTCTATCGAGTTTTATAAGGCGTTGGGTTTTCCAAGGCGCGGTGATCATGAGGACGTTGCGTTTTTTGAACTCAACGGCACTTGGCTTGGTTTATATGGCCGTGAAGCATTAGCAGAGGATGCCGAAGTCAGCGCTGACGGCAGCGGCTATAACAGCTTTACCATTTCTCATAATGTGCCGTCTGAAGCAGAGGTCGCGCAGGCTATCGAACATGCCGTCTCGATTGGTGGCAAATTAGTCAAGCCTGCGCAAAAAGCATTTTGGGGTGGCTACTCTGGTTATTTTTCTGACCCCGATGGTCATCTATGGGAAGTAGCTTATAACCCCTTCACTTGGATTGGGCCAGAAGACAATTAA
- a CDS encoding multidrug effflux MFS transporter — protein sequence MTTLSSSSLKKALSLPEFIVLTALITSLMALSTDSMLAALPDIAADLKVVDYRNTQWIISLIILGMSFGQLIFGPVSDAYGRKFSLAVGTVIFVIGGSIAMLAHSLPMMLLGRLIQGIGAAGPIISSRATVRDQYVGDKMAKVMSFVMLVFILVPMLAPLIGQIIMYAFGWRAIFGALILLCLGSSLWFLLRQPETLEKIDRRPLSLSTVLQTSLVVLKKRVVLAYTFAIGCVFSVVIAYISSAQRIFQEIYLLGDLMPYYFGALSLGIGGASFFNGMVVERIGARKVSSLALMGLLLTPLLMLPFALLNGGSPPLLVFMVLGFAMFFCLGLLFGNLNALAMVPLGKMAGIGSAIIGCVSNTVGVILGGIIAWLFNGTLLPFLLGVASCASLGLVILYSVRNHEIVAE from the coding sequence ATGACAACTCTTTCTTCAAGCTCGTTAAAAAAAGCCCTATCACTGCCTGAGTTTATTGTTCTTACGGCGCTTATTACCTCGTTAATGGCACTGAGTACTGACTCCATGTTAGCGGCATTACCGGATATTGCGGCCGATCTAAAGGTGGTCGATTATCGTAACACCCAATGGATTATTAGCCTGATTATTCTGGGCATGTCGTTTGGGCAACTTATTTTTGGCCCGGTATCGGATGCCTATGGGCGTAAATTTTCTCTGGCCGTCGGTACGGTGATTTTTGTTATCGGTGGCAGTATCGCGATGTTGGCGCATTCTCTGCCGATGATGTTACTGGGACGTTTGATTCAAGGCATTGGTGCCGCAGGGCCGATTATCTCTTCGCGTGCCACAGTACGTGATCAGTATGTTGGAGATAAGATGGCGAAGGTGATGTCGTTTGTTATGTTGGTGTTTATTTTAGTGCCAATGTTGGCACCACTGATCGGTCAAATCATCATGTATGCATTCGGTTGGCGAGCGATTTTTGGTGCGCTGATACTGCTGTGTTTAGGCTCGTCATTGTGGTTTTTACTGCGCCAGCCGGAAACGTTAGAAAAAATAGATCGCCGTCCGTTGTCACTTTCTACAGTACTGCAGACCAGTTTGGTTGTGCTTAAAAAGCGCGTGGTGTTGGCCTATACGTTTGCCATTGGTTGTGTTTTTAGTGTCGTGATTGCCTACATTTCATCGGCGCAGCGTATCTTCCAAGAAATCTATTTGCTTGGCGATCTCATGCCTTACTACTTTGGTGCGCTTTCGCTCGGCATTGGTGGTGCGTCGTTTTTTAATGGCATGGTGGTTGAGCGCATTGGTGCGCGAAAAGTTTCTAGTCTTGCGTTGATGGGCTTATTGCTGACGCCATTGTTGATGCTACCCTTTGCGTTACTCAATGGCGGTAGCCCTCCGCTGTTGGTATTTATGGTGCTCGGTTTTGCGATGTTTTTCTGTTTAGGTCTATTGTTTGGTAATTTGAACGCGCTGGCCATGGTGCCATTGGGTAAAATGGCTGGTATCGGCTCGGCTATTATTGGCTGCGTCAGCAATACTGTAGGCGTTATTTTAGGCGGTATTATTGCGTGGCTATTTAACGGTACTTTACTGCCGTTTTTATTAGGCGTTGCCAGCTGTGCTAGCTTAGGTTTGGTTATTTTGTATAGCGTTCGCAACCACGAGATTGTTGCAGAATAA